The following are encoded together in the Thalassomonas haliotis genome:
- a CDS encoding transglutaminase TgpA family protein encodes MQPASHKPFTLSKDVTWLLIACQGANLLTLFQELTSWMLAVLALCLCWQILMVHYQKARPPRSVMVIFALSGCLVLIISGLELGLLSTMLHLLCFSYVLKALEIQGRGDFYLVVLLGFFLLVSALIFQQDLQFTLVILLFLLLNISVLLCYFSLRRPGVATLKSSGLLVLHSIPLSIVLFVIFPRLSPFWQVPMAKTSATGLSESVAPGDIASLALSDKLAFRANFDRVRPDYSQLYWRALVLENYDGRRWQMAPEYKSKLKQIFIDPLSGQFRSGERKLSYQVIAEASFKKWLFALDLATLPAVDKGGHQQIIQLPDYSLRSRKPLTKAISYRVDTYPDAPLDLQIPGHIIRRNLDYPAGSNPKLVQEVLALRKMHDDDLSLVQAVLAHFNQAPFRYTLQPPLLNENSLDQFYFDTRAGFCVHYASSFAFMMRVAGIPARLVTGYLGGEHNPQGEYYSIYQYDAHAWVEIWQPGKGWYRVDPTAAVNPERVENGLSALLLQEQSRLSGDFFSLQRLKQFAWLNELRLQLDAIDYQWTRLVLGYSAARQYRLLSSWFGRLVPWKVAAAITGTIMITLVVLWWLYRRNASQEVREPGLILYQQALMLLSEKGLDKPLPQTAKVFAGQLALQHPEIADIFNEISESFEKLTYQPLSAAEKTSKLGRMQELLEQFKRILKRLQQDKSA; translated from the coding sequence ATGCAGCCCGCTAGCCATAAGCCATTTACTTTGAGCAAAGATGTCACCTGGCTGTTAATTGCTTGCCAGGGGGCTAATTTGCTGACTTTGTTTCAGGAGCTGACGTCCTGGATGTTAGCCGTTCTAGCCCTTTGCCTGTGCTGGCAGATCTTAATGGTGCATTATCAAAAGGCCCGGCCGCCACGCTCTGTGATGGTCATTTTTGCCCTGAGCGGCTGCCTGGTCTTGATTATTTCAGGATTGGAACTGGGGTTATTATCGACCATGTTGCATTTGCTGTGCTTTTCTTATGTACTCAAGGCCTTGGAAATTCAGGGGCGAGGAGATTTTTACCTGGTGGTCTTGCTGGGATTTTTCTTGTTGGTATCAGCATTGATTTTCCAGCAGGACCTGCAATTTACCTTAGTGATCCTGTTATTCTTGCTGCTAAATATCAGTGTGCTGCTCTGTTATTTTTCATTACGGCGTCCCGGGGTTGCCACACTAAAATCCAGCGGCTTGCTAGTCTTGCACAGTATTCCGTTATCTATTGTTTTATTTGTTATTTTTCCGCGTCTTTCACCGTTTTGGCAAGTGCCTATGGCCAAAACTTCCGCCACCGGGTTATCTGAAAGTGTCGCGCCGGGTGATATTGCCAGCCTGGCACTGTCTGATAAGTTGGCGTTTCGGGCGAACTTTGACCGGGTGCGCCCCGATTACAGTCAACTCTACTGGCGCGCCCTGGTTTTAGAAAACTATGACGGCAGGCGCTGGCAAATGGCGCCGGAGTATAAGAGCAAGCTTAAGCAAATATTTATCGATCCGCTGTCGGGACAATTCCGATCGGGGGAGCGAAAACTGAGCTATCAGGTGATTGCCGAGGCCAGTTTTAAGAAATGGTTGTTTGCCCTGGATTTGGCGACGCTGCCGGCTGTCGATAAAGGGGGCCATCAGCAAATTATCCAGTTGCCGGATTACAGCCTGCGCAGCCGTAAGCCCCTGACCAAGGCCATCAGTTACCGGGTGGACACTTACCCGGATGCTCCGCTGGACTTACAGATCCCCGGCCATATTATCCGTCGTAATTTGGATTATCCCGCAGGCAGCAATCCTAAATTAGTGCAGGAGGTGCTTGCCTTAAGAAAAATGCACGATGATGATCTTAGCCTGGTGCAGGCGGTTCTGGCCCATTTTAACCAGGCGCCGTTTCGCTATACCCTGCAGCCGCCGCTGTTAAATGAAAATAGCCTTGACCAGTTCTATTTTGATACCCGGGCTGGTTTTTGTGTGCATTATGCCAGTAGCTTTGCTTTTATGATGCGGGTTGCCGGTATTCCCGCCCGCCTGGTGACCGGGTATCTAGGTGGCGAGCATAATCCCCAGGGGGAGTATTACAGCATTTATCAGTATGATGCCCATGCCTGGGTGGAGATATGGCAGCCGGGCAAGGGGTGGTATAGGGTAGATCCCACTGCCGCGGTTAACCCAGAGCGGGTCGAAAATGGTTTATCGGCGCTGTTGCTGCAGGAGCAGTCCCGATTAAGCGGCGATTTTTTCAGTTTGCAAAGACTGAAACAATTTGCCTGGCTCAATGAGTTGCGCCTGCAGCTTGATGCCATAGATTACCAATGGACACGTTTGGTGCTCGGCTATAGTGCCGCCCGGCAATACCGGCTGTTATCGTCCTGGTTTGGCCGCCTGGTGCCGTGGAAAGTTGCCGCGGCCATCACAGGGACAATTATGATCACCTTAGTGGTTTTGTGGTGGCTGTACCGGCGTAATGCTTCACAAGAAGTACGGGAACCCGGATTAATTTTATACCAGCAGGCGCTGATGTTATTAAGCGAAAAAGGACTGGATAAACCTCTGCCCCAGACCGCAAAAGTCTTTGCCGGTCAGCTTGCCTTACAGCACCCTGAAATTGCCGATATTTTTAACGAAATCAGTGAAAGCTTCGAAAAACTGACTTACCAGCCCTTATCTGCGGCCGAGAAAACATCAAAGCTGGGGCGAATGCAAGAGTTGCTGGAGCAGTTTAAACGCATCCTTAAGCGGTTGCAGCAGGATAAATCGGCTTAG
- a CDS encoding DUF2982 domain-containing protein, producing MTASLPCITIKAKAKNHGLFLVCLGSGLLLIALFFTLFFWQQARLILIFIDLVALVTCLIGFVKLMEPKVSFVITPAALCYQHRHGKWRLLWQDILRIDAVKETCGINTQELPYLGIRLNNIDCLANSISPRMANRLIHEQRPLTLYCLLNNLMTLEQGTMNFMPYKLSDGTCIKGPIACFLHHSCALQKALGYHLFIPDTAMDRDIADFSRLLSQCRKATALYSSKIKPG from the coding sequence ATGACTGCCAGCCTGCCCTGCATCACGATAAAGGCCAAAGCAAAAAATCACGGATTATTTTTAGTCTGCCTGGGCAGCGGCTTATTGCTAATTGCTTTGTTCTTTACGCTCTTTTTCTGGCAACAGGCAAGACTCATTTTGATTTTCATTGACTTAGTCGCCCTGGTGACCTGCCTGATAGGTTTTGTCAAATTAATGGAACCTAAGGTCAGTTTTGTCATTACCCCCGCCGCTTTGTGTTATCAGCACAGGCATGGCAAATGGCGCTTATTATGGCAGGACATTTTGCGGATAGACGCCGTAAAAGAAACCTGCGGCATCAATACGCAAGAACTGCCCTACCTGGGTATACGCCTGAATAATATCGACTGTCTGGCAAACAGCATTTCCCCCAGGATGGCAAACCGCCTGATCCATGAGCAAAGACCCTTAACCCTTTATTGTTTACTTAACAATTTAATGACGCTTGAGCAAGGCACCATGAATTTCATGCCCTATAAATTATCCGACGGCACCTGTATCAAAGGGCCAATCGCCTGCTTCCTGCACCATAGCTGCGCCTTACAAAAAGCACTCGGCTACCACCTTTTTATTCCCGATACCGCCATGGACAGGGATATTGCCGATTTCTCCCGGCTATTGAGCCAATGTCGAAAAGCCACCGCCTTATATAGCAGCAAAATCAAGCCCGGCTGA